One stretch of Hymenobacter chitinivorans DSM 11115 DNA includes these proteins:
- a CDS encoding APC family permease gives MTSASVAAPRPDLVRGIRRWDFVALIINITIGAGILGLPAKIYALVGAYSLVAYGAAAAIVTLIILCFAEVSSRFSGAGGPYLYAREAFGPLVGFEVGWLLWVSRLASFAALCNLFVDYAAYFWPAVGAGVGRAGLMAALITALTLLNLVGVRRASRANNVFTVSKVLLLVLFTVVGLLFVDWRAFSFAVAPSYTGFSSAVLLLIFTFSGFDVAAIPAAEIQQPQRNVPFALFTAIATVAVLFLLVQVVCIGTLPDLASAERPLASATQQFLGPVGAAFVAAAAMLTALGTLNALMLTGPRLLFALAEQGQIPAFFGATHLRFRTPYVAILVSAVLKLALAISGTFIYALTLSTIIRLSYFALTCAALPVLRRRYPERPAPFRVWGGAVVAALCVALCLWLLSNSAANEARDVALVAVAGLVLYVLYSWRRPAAPRRL, from the coding sequence ATGACTTCTGCTTCCGTCGCCGCCCCACGGCCCGACCTGGTGCGCGGCATCCGCCGCTGGGATTTCGTGGCCCTCATCATTAACATCACCATCGGGGCCGGTATCCTGGGTTTGCCGGCCAAGATTTACGCCCTGGTCGGCGCCTACAGCCTGGTGGCTTACGGAGCTGCCGCGGCCATTGTGACGCTGATTATTCTCTGCTTTGCCGAGGTCAGCAGCCGCTTCAGCGGGGCCGGCGGGCCCTACCTCTACGCCCGGGAAGCCTTCGGGCCCCTGGTTGGGTTTGAGGTGGGCTGGCTCCTGTGGGTGTCGCGCCTGGCCAGCTTCGCGGCCCTCTGCAACCTGTTCGTGGACTACGCCGCTTACTTCTGGCCCGCCGTGGGCGCGGGTGTGGGCCGGGCGGGGCTGATGGCCGCCTTAATTACGGCCCTGACCCTGCTGAACCTAGTGGGCGTGCGGCGGGCTTCACGGGCCAATAACGTGTTTACCGTCAGCAAGGTCCTGCTGCTGGTGCTGTTCACGGTGGTCGGGTTGTTGTTCGTCGATTGGCGGGCATTTTCCTTTGCCGTGGCCCCCTCCTACACCGGCTTTTCCAGCGCCGTGCTGCTGCTGATTTTCACCTTCTCGGGCTTCGACGTCGCCGCTATTCCGGCCGCCGAAATCCAGCAGCCCCAGCGCAACGTGCCTTTTGCCTTGTTCACGGCCATTGCCACCGTGGCCGTGCTGTTTCTGCTGGTCCAGGTGGTCTGCATCGGCACGCTGCCCGATTTGGCCTCGGCCGAGCGGCCCCTGGCCAGCGCCACCCAGCAGTTTCTGGGCCCCGTCGGGGCCGCTTTCGTGGCGGCGGCGGCCATGCTCACGGCCCTGGGCACGCTCAACGCCCTGATGCTCACGGGGCCCCGCCTGCTGTTTGCCCTGGCCGAGCAGGGTCAGATTCCGGCCTTTTTCGGCGCCACGCACCTACGCTTCCGCACGCCTTACGTGGCTATTCTGGTGTCGGCGGTGCTGAAGCTGGCCCTGGCTATTTCCGGCACCTTTATCTACGCCCTGACGCTGAGCACGATTATTCGCCTGTCTTACTTTGCTTTGACCTGCGCCGCCTTGCCGGTGCTGCGGCGCCGCTACCCCGAGCGGCCCGCGCCGTTTCGGGTGTGGGGCGGCGCGGTAGTAGCGGCTTTGTGCGTGGCCTTGTGCCTGTGGCTGCTGTCGAACAGCGCGGCGAATGAGGCCCGCGACGTGGCCCTGGTCGCCGTGGCGGGCTTGGTCTTGTACGTGCTGTATAGCTGGCGCCGCCCGGCCGCGCCCCGCCGTTTGTAG
- a CDS encoding LLM class flavin-dependent oxidoreductase, with protein sequence MLSTPISSVAIRTPQRVAEISWFDDLCGGDTQYLSVLDGAYRSSWAHCRDIVLRSEELGYSNILLPTSYTVGQDVMTFAAGIAPQTSRINLLTAIRTGEIHPPMLARALASLDHMLEGRLTINIINSDLPGLREVPELRYQRCAETIEILRQAWTQERIVHKGELYQFDMPSDPAKPYQQNGGPLLYFGGTSEGARAVCAQYCDMFLMWPETEEMLYDTMQDLSARAAAHGRQIDFGLRIHVIVRETEDEARAYAQKLMSKFDPVKGAEIKSRAQDSWSLGVHRQNQLREHADMEGFVEPLLWTDIGKARSGAGGALVGNPDQIVEKLNRYMDMGFRAFIFSGYPLLGEADYFARYVLPRLPNVSMPHFQGRVPRETPVTPLTTAPLR encoded by the coding sequence ATGCTTTCCACTCCCATTTCCTCCGTTGCCATCCGCACCCCGCAGCGGGTGGCCGAAATTTCCTGGTTTGACGACCTCTGCGGCGGCGACACCCAGTATTTGAGCGTGCTCGACGGGGCTTACCGCAGCTCCTGGGCCCACTGCCGCGACATCGTGCTGCGGTCCGAGGAGCTGGGCTACTCCAACATCCTGCTGCCGACTTCCTACACGGTGGGCCAGGACGTCATGACCTTTGCCGCCGGCATTGCGCCCCAGACCTCGCGCATCAACCTGCTCACCGCCATCCGGACCGGGGAAATTCACCCGCCCATGCTGGCCCGGGCCCTGGCCTCGCTCGACCACATGCTGGAAGGCCGCCTGACCATCAATATCATCAACTCCGATTTGCCCGGCCTGCGCGAGGTGCCCGAGCTGCGCTACCAGCGCTGCGCCGAAACTATCGAAATCCTGCGCCAGGCCTGGACCCAGGAGCGCATCGTGCACAAGGGCGAGCTGTACCAGTTCGACATGCCCTCGGACCCGGCCAAGCCCTACCAGCAGAACGGCGGCCCATTGCTGTACTTCGGCGGCACATCGGAAGGCGCCCGGGCGGTGTGCGCCCAGTACTGCGACATGTTTTTGATGTGGCCCGAAACCGAGGAAATGCTCTACGACACGATGCAGGACCTCAGCGCGAGGGCCGCCGCCCACGGCCGGCAAATCGACTTCGGCCTGCGCATTCACGTCATCGTGCGCGAAACCGAGGACGAGGCCCGGGCCTATGCCCAAAAGCTCATGTCCAAGTTTGACCCCGTGAAAGGGGCCGAAATCAAGAGCCGGGCCCAGGATTCGTGGTCCTTGGGCGTGCACCGCCAGAACCAGCTGCGCGAGCACGCCGACATGGAAGGCTTCGTGGAACCGTTGCTGTGGACCGACATCGGCAAGGCCCGCTCCGGGGCCGGCGGGGCGTTGGTGGGCAACCCCGACCAGATTGTGGAGAAACTCAACCGCTACATGGACATGGGTTTCCGGGCCTTTATCTTCTCGGGCTACCCCCTGCTCGGCGAGGCCGACTACTTTGCCCGCTACGTGCTGCCCCGCCTGCCCAACGTGTCCATGCCCCACTTCCAGGGCCGGGTGCCGCGCGAAACGCCCGTCACCCCGCTGACGACGGCCCCGCTGCGGTAA
- a CDS encoding SCO family protein produces MISFSFRRICQVALLTVGGALALSSCSDKPDTAQTLPYYGERDVRPRADGGPADTIFASIPSFTLTDQDGKTITNQTFAGKVYVADFFFATCPSICPKMQSEMLRVYEQFKDNPRVVFLSHTIDPAHDSIPVLRDYAQRLGIQDASRWHFATAPHDTIFRLAPRYFAAVEKNSTVAGGYAHSGAFALVDSDRHIRGVYDGMVKEKVDQLIKDLPVLLQEEAAKTKKAQ; encoded by the coding sequence ATGATTTCCTTCTCGTTTCGCCGCATTTGCCAGGTTGCTTTGCTCACCGTAGGCGGCGCCCTGGCTCTTTCTTCCTGCTCCGATAAACCTGACACGGCCCAAACCCTGCCCTACTACGGGGAGCGGGACGTGCGCCCCCGCGCCGACGGCGGCCCGGCCGATACCATCTTCGCTTCCATTCCCAGCTTCACACTCACCGACCAGGACGGTAAGACCATTACCAACCAGACCTTTGCCGGCAAGGTCTACGTGGCCGACTTCTTCTTTGCCACCTGCCCCAGCATCTGCCCCAAGATGCAGAGCGAGATGCTGCGCGTGTACGAGCAGTTTAAGGACAATCCACGGGTAGTGTTTCTGTCCCACACCATCGATCCGGCCCACGACTCCATCCCCGTGCTGCGCGACTACGCCCAGCGCCTGGGCATTCAGGACGCCAGCCGCTGGCACTTCGCCACCGCCCCCCACGACACGATTTTTCGGCTGGCCCCGCGCTATTTCGCGGCAGTTGAGAAAAACAGTACTGTGGCGGGCGGCTACGCCCACAGCGGTGCCTTCGCCCTGGTCGATTCCGACCGCCACATCCGGGGCGTCTACGACGGCATGGTGAAAGAGAAAGTCGATCAGCTCATCAAGGACTTGCCCGTGCTGCTACAAGAGGAGGCTGCCAAGACGAAAAAAGCCCAGTAA
- a CDS encoding c-type cytochrome: MKRVRQPILMVRVLAVLASGASVMSCFSNRQNEGATLYATHCSNCHGSQGEGLKRLIPPLAGADYLVKNRSGLACLVRKGLNGPLVVNGVEFNQVMPAADTHLTDSQITNILNFVQTSWGNKGEIFTIREVSEQLRGCGASDGR; the protein is encoded by the coding sequence ATGAAGCGCGTGCGGCAGCCCATTTTGATGGTGCGCGTCCTGGCTGTCCTGGCCAGTGGGGCCAGCGTGATGAGCTGCTTTTCCAACCGGCAAAACGAAGGTGCCACGCTCTACGCCACCCACTGCTCGAACTGCCACGGCAGCCAGGGCGAGGGCCTCAAGCGCCTGATTCCGCCCCTGGCCGGGGCCGACTATCTGGTCAAAAACCGTAGCGGCCTGGCTTGCCTCGTACGCAAGGGGCTGAACGGGCCGCTCGTGGTCAACGGGGTGGAGTTCAACCAGGTGATGCCCGCCGCCGATACGCACCTGACCGACTCCCAGATTACCAACATTCTGAACTTCGTGCAGACTTCCTGGGGCAATAAGGGCGAGATTTTCACGATTCGGGAGGTTTCGGAGCAGCTGCGGGGCTGCGGGGCCAGCGACGGGCGCTAG
- a CDS encoding enhanced serine sensitivity protein SseB C-terminal domain-containing protein, whose amino-acid sequence MGLFDFLKSNKPAPQTPPASPAPATPGAASSAPADNPAPEGPRYKGASYTSPTPAAPAPIPPMPAPQMPIPELPSMPHFEPVNVLEQLLFNAATMPEFRPGFYQALLNEEVFVVTIPKEGEPMGEVTPVEGMEIQLQVLNDGKIPVFTSKERIFEGGTDEESLPFMRLRGLDFFQMVQGADCALNPFSTVGKMLPANEIAELLNSNLAQAAPGNMQVTLGPVTEDHAPLIEALRGFAQSKPQIETAHVALVRFQDEATPPRLLLAFYTDDNDPAFLEEMGPVVQGNLKPDDLVDVMVLDKASEEPLNQYFLQAVPVYKRAGA is encoded by the coding sequence ATGGGTCTCTTCGACTTTCTGAAATCCAACAAGCCGGCGCCCCAGACGCCGCCCGCTTCCCCGGCTCCCGCCACCCCCGGCGCCGCTTCGTCCGCCCCCGCCGATAACCCCGCTCCCGAGGGTCCGCGCTACAAAGGCGCCAGCTATACCTCGCCCACGCCCGCAGCGCCGGCCCCGATTCCCCCGATGCCTGCCCCGCAGATGCCGATTCCGGAGCTGCCCAGCATGCCCCACTTCGAGCCCGTCAACGTGCTGGAGCAACTGCTCTTCAACGCCGCTACCATGCCCGAATTCCGCCCCGGCTTCTACCAGGCCTTGCTCAACGAGGAAGTCTTCGTGGTGACCATCCCCAAGGAAGGCGAGCCGATGGGCGAAGTGACGCCGGTGGAAGGCATGGAAATTCAGCTGCAGGTGCTCAACGACGGCAAAATTCCGGTATTCACCTCCAAGGAGCGCATTTTTGAAGGCGGCACGGATGAAGAATCCCTGCCCTTCATGCGCCTGCGCGGCCTCGACTTCTTCCAGATGGTGCAAGGAGCCGACTGCGCCCTGAACCCCTTCTCGACGGTGGGCAAGATGCTGCCGGCCAACGAAATTGCCGAGCTGCTCAACAGCAACCTGGCCCAGGCGGCCCCCGGCAACATGCAAGTGACGCTGGGCCCCGTAACCGAAGACCACGCGCCCCTGATTGAGGCCCTGCGCGGTTTTGCCCAGAGTAAGCCCCAGATTGAAACGGCCCACGTGGCCCTGGTGCGCTTCCAGGACGAAGCCACTCCCCCCCGCCTGCTGCTGGCCTTCTACACCGACGACAACGACCCGGCCTTCCTGGAGGAAATGGGTCCCGTAGTGCAGGGCAACCTCAAGCCAGACGACCTGGTCGACGTAATGGTGCTCGACAAAGCGTCGGAGGAGCCGCTCAACCAGTACTTCCTGCAGGCCGTGCCCGTGTACAAGCGTGCTGGGGCGTAG
- a CDS encoding DUF2062 domain-containing protein yields MPEFSSAPSVLPATPPPRPDSWWRRRVVEPLRNILKQGLTPPQLALTVALAVPLGLVPILGITTVVATFAAVRLRLNVAATLIVSHLMSPLQLLVLIPLLRFGARLLGNGQGPELSLDQLRHLFATDWGSALSLLWRAGAGAVLLWAVLSVPVGVLLYFGLRPVFRRLLARQAAPAA; encoded by the coding sequence ATGCCTGAGTTTTCTTCCGCTCCATCCGTGCTGCCGGCCACGCCGCCCCCGCGCCCCGACAGTTGGTGGCGCCGCCGGGTGGTAGAGCCGTTGCGCAACATTCTCAAGCAGGGCCTGACCCCGCCCCAGCTGGCCCTGACGGTGGCCCTGGCCGTGCCGCTGGGCCTGGTGCCAATCCTGGGCATCACTACCGTGGTAGCCACCTTCGCCGCCGTGCGCCTGCGCCTGAACGTGGCCGCCACCCTGATTGTAAGTCACCTGATGAGCCCTTTGCAGCTGCTGGTGCTGATTCCGCTGCTGCGCTTCGGGGCCCGGCTGCTCGGCAACGGCCAGGGCCCGGAGCTCAGCCTCGACCAGCTCCGCCACCTCTTCGCCACCGACTGGGGCAGCGCCTTGTCGTTGCTGTGGCGGGCCGGGGCGGGGGCAGTGCTGCTCTGGGCGGTGCTGTCGGTGCCGGTGGGCGTGCTGCTCTACTTTGGCCTGCGGCCGGTGTTCCGGCGGCTGCTGGCCCGGCAGGCCGCCCCGGCGGCGTAG
- a CDS encoding YihY/virulence factor BrkB family protein, translating into MTKVRQPGQPRRKVWTDFFLLLKRAAKEFALNDPLRLGAATAFFTTFALPPILIILIQLLGSVYSATGIRQLLLRKLSAALGTSAAELVEQILLNVTNVERSRLLTWLGFGFLLFISTTLFVVIQNSLNQLWQVRPNRATGRFRKMLKERSRSLGLLLTTGLLSLVAFLSDALLAFFADYIRGFDATFGYYLIQVLNQFVSLLILAVWFGVTFRNLSNAKVPWKAVLRGAVLTAVLIDLGEFALGHLLVPRNLGPIYGHASSIVLVLLFVFYSAMIFYFGACFTKVYAHYVGMDIRPKKHAVRYRLVDLPDEPRHRGASGSW; encoded by the coding sequence ATGACAAAGGTACGCCAGCCGGGCCAGCCCCGCCGAAAAGTCTGGACAGATTTCTTTCTGCTATTGAAGCGGGCGGCCAAGGAATTTGCCCTCAACGACCCGCTGCGGCTGGGCGCGGCCACCGCCTTTTTTACCACGTTTGCCCTGCCGCCCATCCTGATTATCCTCATTCAGCTCCTGGGCTCGGTGTATTCCGCCACGGGCATCCGTCAGCTGCTGCTGCGCAAGCTCTCGGCGGCCCTGGGCACCTCGGCGGCCGAGCTGGTGGAACAGATTCTGCTGAACGTGACCAACGTGGAGCGCAGCCGCCTGCTCACCTGGCTGGGTTTCGGCTTTCTGCTCTTTATTTCGACCACGCTGTTTGTGGTCATTCAGAACTCGCTCAACCAGCTCTGGCAGGTGCGGCCCAACCGCGCCACGGGCCGCTTCCGCAAGATGCTCAAGGAGCGCAGCCGCTCCCTGGGTTTGCTCCTGACCACGGGCCTGCTTTCGTTGGTGGCCTTTCTGAGCGACGCGCTGCTGGCCTTTTTCGCCGACTATATCCGCGGCTTCGACGCTACCTTCGGCTACTATCTAATTCAGGTGCTCAACCAGTTCGTGTCCTTGCTGATTCTGGCCGTCTGGTTTGGTGTCACGTTCCGCAACCTGAGCAACGCCAAAGTGCCCTGGAAGGCCGTGCTGCGCGGGGCCGTGCTGACGGCCGTGCTCATCGACCTGGGCGAGTTTGCCCTGGGCCACCTGCTGGTGCCCCGCAACCTGGGCCCGATTTACGGCCACGCCTCCAGTATCGTGCTCGTGCTGCTGTTCGTGTTTTACTCGGCCATGATTTTCTACTTCGGGGCCTGCTTCACCAAAGTTTACGCGCACTACGTGGGCATGGACATCCGGCCCAAAAAGCACGCCGTGCGCTACCGCCTCGTCGATTTGCCCGATGAGCCCCGGCACCGCGGCGCCTCCGGCAGCTGGTGA
- a CDS encoding DEAD/DEAH box helicase, protein MPSFADLGLAPSLIQALEELNFTVPTPVQEQVIPMALAGQDVVGQAPTGSGKTAAYGLSILHQVDIKLDAVQIIVLVPARELALQVRDALKKLGKYTPNLRVAAFYGGHAFRDETASLKQAPHIVVATPGRLLDHFERRTIIPNQLKVLILDEADKLLELGFQDELVEIIKRLPRRRQTLLFSATMSDKVLDLIRKNLTRPRVVNAGEDEASLPENLTLRGHVGPIEKKPAALLHLLHQPETGRALIFCNTREKCTELARFLQGRGVAAEVLHGKMPQPERDKALMKLRNGSSQVVVATDVAARGLDVTALDTVIQYDAPDKADSFQHRAGRTARAGAEGVAHILTTPHEQKHVQKWPVAETIKWQDMHAPKLPPAAPKAPRPTSTTLHVSAGRRDKVSAHDLVGTFVAHGGLERDAVGHIEVFDHYSYVAVPRDQAQEVANRVTGAKIKGRKIRVSVVE, encoded by the coding sequence ATGCCCTCTTTTGCCGACCTTGGCCTCGCGCCGTCTTTGATCCAAGCTCTGGAAGAGCTGAATTTCACCGTTCCTACGCCCGTTCAGGAGCAGGTAATTCCGATGGCCCTGGCCGGGCAGGACGTGGTGGGGCAGGCCCCTACCGGCTCGGGCAAAACGGCCGCCTACGGCTTGTCCATCCTGCATCAGGTGGATATCAAGCTCGATGCGGTGCAGATCATTGTGCTGGTACCGGCCCGGGAACTGGCCCTGCAGGTGCGCGACGCCCTCAAGAAACTCGGCAAATACACGCCCAACCTGCGGGTGGCGGCCTTCTATGGCGGCCACGCCTTCCGCGACGAAACGGCTTCCCTGAAGCAGGCCCCCCACATTGTGGTGGCCACGCCCGGCCGTTTGCTCGACCACTTCGAGCGCCGCACCATCATTCCCAACCAGCTCAAAGTTCTGATCTTGGACGAGGCCGACAAGCTTCTGGAGCTGGGCTTCCAGGATGAGCTGGTCGAAATCATCAAGCGCCTGCCCCGCCGCCGCCAGACGCTGCTGTTCTCGGCCACGATGTCGGACAAGGTGCTGGATCTGATTCGCAAGAACCTGACCCGGCCCCGGGTCGTGAATGCCGGCGAAGATGAGGCCTCGCTGCCCGAAAACCTGACGCTGCGCGGCCACGTGGGTCCGATTGAGAAGAAGCCCGCCGCGTTGCTCCACCTGTTGCACCAGCCCGAAACCGGCCGCGCCCTGATCTTCTGCAACACCCGCGAGAAGTGCACCGAGCTGGCCCGCTTCCTGCAGGGCCGGGGTGTGGCGGCCGAAGTGCTGCACGGCAAAATGCCCCAGCCCGAGCGCGACAAAGCCCTGATGAAGCTGCGCAACGGCTCCAGCCAGGTGGTAGTGGCCACCGACGTAGCCGCCCGCGGCCTCGACGTGACGGCCCTCGACACGGTTATCCAGTACGACGCGCCCGACAAGGCCGACTCTTTCCAGCACCGGGCCGGCCGCACGGCCCGCGCCGGCGCCGAGGGCGTAGCCCACATCCTGACCACGCCCCACGAGCAGAAGCACGTGCAGAAGTGGCCGGTAGCCGAAACCATCAAGTGGCAGGATATGCACGCGCCCAAGCTGCCGCCCGCCGCGCCCAAGGCCCCCCGCCCCACCAGCACCACGCTGCACGTCTCGGCCGGCCGCCGCGACAAAGTCAGTGCCCACGACTTGGTGGGTACCTTCGTAGCCCACGGCGGCCTGGAGCGTGACGCCGTCGGCCACATCGAGGTATTCGACCACTACAGCTACGTGGCCGTGCCCCGCGACCAGGCCCAGGAAGTCGCCAACCGCGTAACGGGTGCCAAGATTAAGGGCCGCAAGATTCGGGTTTCGGTCGTTGAGTAA
- a CDS encoding low molecular weight protein tyrosine phosphatase family protein — translation MSKESIKLAEPRQLLFICSQNRWRSLTAERLFDAHPHYEARSAGTEPGARVRVQVGHLGWADVVFVMERRHADILRDKFGAALAGKPVVNLRIPDKFQFLAPLLVELLRERLREHLPHL, via the coding sequence TTGAGTAAAGAGAGCATTAAACTGGCTGAACCCCGCCAACTGCTCTTCATTTGCAGCCAGAACCGCTGGCGCAGCCTCACGGCCGAGCGGCTCTTCGACGCGCACCCGCACTACGAGGCCCGCTCAGCCGGCACTGAGCCGGGCGCCCGGGTGCGGGTGCAGGTCGGGCACCTGGGCTGGGCCGATGTGGTATTCGTAATGGAGCGTCGCCACGCCGATATTCTGCGCGACAAGTTTGGGGCGGCGCTGGCCGGCAAACCGGTTGTGAACCTGCGCATTCCCGACAAGTTTCAGTTCCTAGCCCCACTGCTGGTGGAGCTGCTGCGCGAGCGGCTGCGGGAACACCTGCCGCATCTGTAG
- a CDS encoding M90 family metallopeptidase yields the protein MNYVVYLAVLAGIVFLFYRYVTRDARVKAAALAAEFPDEWRQILATRVAFYLSLTVDEKKRFEREVQVFLAQTRITGLQTEVDDVTRVLVAASAIIPIFGFRDWEYGNLGEVLIVPDSWREARDPDQEVAPLQGQLLGSVRNFQNQHYMHLSKASLEQGFKDGLDKQNVGIHEFAHMLDEADGVIDGVPKLALPPELLKPWAEVMEREIEAIREGKSEINSYGGTNEAEFFAVVTEYFFEKPEKLQEHHPELYQLLSRALRQNPKKRFLRFAVDPREWLKTLRSKRKFGRNDPCPCGSGKKYKDCHLLQQEAQAA from the coding sequence ATGAATTACGTTGTGTACCTGGCCGTGCTGGCCGGGATTGTCTTCCTGTTTTACCGCTACGTTACCCGCGACGCCCGCGTGAAAGCTGCCGCCCTGGCCGCCGAGTTTCCCGACGAGTGGCGGCAGATTCTGGCTACCCGCGTGGCGTTTTACCTCTCGCTCACCGTTGATGAGAAGAAGCGCTTCGAGCGGGAAGTGCAGGTGTTTCTAGCCCAAACCCGCATTACCGGTCTGCAAACCGAGGTCGATGACGTGACGCGGGTGCTGGTGGCGGCTTCGGCCATCATTCCCATCTTCGGCTTCCGCGACTGGGAGTACGGCAACCTGGGCGAGGTGCTCATCGTGCCCGACTCCTGGCGCGAGGCCCGTGACCCGGACCAGGAAGTAGCTCCGCTGCAGGGGCAGCTGCTGGGCTCGGTGCGTAATTTCCAGAACCAGCACTACATGCACCTGTCGAAAGCCTCGCTGGAACAGGGCTTCAAGGACGGCCTGGACAAGCAGAACGTGGGCATCCACGAGTTTGCCCACATGCTCGACGAGGCCGACGGCGTCATCGACGGGGTGCCCAAGCTGGCCTTGCCGCCCGAGCTGCTCAAGCCCTGGGCCGAGGTGATGGAGCGCGAAATCGAGGCCATCCGGGAGGGTAAGTCGGAAATCAACTCCTACGGCGGCACCAACGAAGCCGAGTTTTTCGCCGTCGTGACGGAGTACTTCTTCGAGAAGCCCGAAAAGCTGCAGGAACACCACCCCGAACTCTACCAGCTGCTGAGCCGGGCCCTGCGCCAAAACCCCAAGAAACGCTTCCTGCGCTTCGCCGTCGACCCGCGCGAGTGGCTCAAAACCCTGCGCTCCAAGCGGAAGTTCGGCCGCAACGACCCCTGCCCCTGCGGCAGCGGCAAGAAGTACAAGGACTGTCATTTGTTGCAGCAGGAAGCCCAGGCCGCCTAG